The sequence AATTTATAGATACAGGGAGGCTCACATCGTATGCAAAGGAATTAGGCATAGAGTCACCTGAAAAGGATAAGAGGGGTAAACTTATCACAAAGGTGTTTGAAGAATTATGTGAGAAACATTTGATCCAGCCTACTTTTATAACCGATTATCCTGTAGAGGTCTCGCCCCTTGCCAAAAGGAGCAAGGAAAGACCTGAGATCACAGAGAGATTTGAGCTCTATGTGGCAGGCATGGAGGTGGCAAATGGTTTTAATGAGTTGAACGATCCCTATGACCAGAAGGAGAGATTTTTACAGCAGATAAGGGAAAAGGAAGAGGGTGCCACCATGGATGAAGATTATATAACAGCCCTTGAATATGGATTACCACCAACAGCAGGGGAAGGTATAGGTATAGATAGGCTTACCATGCTCCTCACAAACAGCCCTTCCATAAGAGAGGTTATACTATTTCCCCTTTTAAAACCATGAATGTTATGAATTATGAGACCATTATAGGGCTTAGGTATCTCCGCTCTAAAAGAAAGGATGCCTTTATATCCTTTACCACCTGGATATCCATTATAGGTATTGCCATTGGTGTAATGGCGCTTATAGTTGTTATTGCCGTTATGACTGGATTCCAGAATGAGATAAGGGAAAGGATCCTTGGAATAAATCCCCATATACTTGTTTTAAACCTTCATGGAGAGATAAAGGACCCTGAAAGGATTGTATCAGATATAAAAAAATTTAGGGAGGTGACCCATGCGTTTCCCTTTGTTACCTTTCAGGCAATGCTCCAGAGTGGTAGACAACTTTCAGGTGTGATAGTCAAAGGTGTTCAGCCAGAAGATATGGTATTCATGAATAGACTCATAAAGGAAGGCAGTATAGAATCCCTAAAGGAACAGGGTAGTATATTAATAGGCAAGGAATTGGCAAAACATATGGGCCTTTTCAAGGGCGATTTTATGTTGTTGATGGTGCCTTTTGCCGGCGTATCTCCCATGGGAGCCGTGCCTGAGACAGTAAGGGCAAGGGTTGGAGGTATTTTTGAGACAGGTATGTATGAGATAGACAATACACTTGTGGTTATGTCTCTTAAAGATGTGGAAAATCTTCTGGGTATCAAGGCAACAGGCATAGAGGTAAAGATAAAGGACGTCTACAAGGCAGATACTATTAGAAGGGAGATTGGTAGAGAATTGGGTCATGGTTATTTTACAAGGACATGGATAGAGATGAACAAAAATCTTTTCTCTGCCCTAAAGCTTGAAAAGATAGCCATGTTTATCATCCTTGCCCTCATAATTTTTGTAGCAAGTTTCAATATTATAAGCTCCCTTGTCATGACCGTCATGGAGAAGAAAAAGGATATTGCCATACTCAAGGCAATGGGAGCAAAGAAAAAGAGCATAATGAAGATCTTCATGATAGAGGGTATAACTATTGGTATACTTGGTGCCCTTATAGGGTCTTTCAGTGGTTATACCATATGTGAGATTATAAGGAGATATAAGATTATAAAGCTTCCTGAGGATATATACTATATAAGCACACTTCCTGTTAAGATAAGTTTTTTTGATGTGTTTCTTGTGGCATCTATAACAACGGTCATATGTGTGCTTTCCACTATATATCCATCATTTAAGGGATCAAAAATAGACCCTGTAGAGACGCTGAGGTATGAATAGTAGATGGCTGAGCCGGTTTTGAAGGTATCTGACATAAAAAAGAGTTTTAAAAAAAATGGTAGAGAGATAAGCGTTATAAAAGGCATAAGCCTTGATGTAATGGAAGGTGATTTTATTACCATCATGGGGCCATCTGGTGCCGGTAAGAGCACGTTTCTCCATATACTGGGGACATTGGATAAGCCTACAGAAGGTGAAATACATTTTAGGGGCCAAGACATCCACAAGTATACAGAGGAACAGGCAAGTATCTTCAGAAATGAGAAGATAGGGTTTGTATTTCAATTCTATCATCTTCTTCAGGATTTTAATGTTATAGAGAATATTATCATGCCCCTTTTAATAAAGAGGGTGAGGATAAAAGATGCCATAGAAAAGGCAGAGAGATTTCTGGAGATAATGGGTCTTGCAGACAGGAGAAATCATAAGCCTGGAGAACTATCTGGTGGTGAGCAGCAGAGGGTTGCCATAGCAAGGGCGCTGGTGAATGAACCTGAGATAATACTGGCAGATGAGCCTACAGGCAACTTAGATAGAAAGACAGGAAAGGAGGTGCTTGGATATATATTTGAAATATACGAAAAACTATCATCTATACTCATACTTGTTACCCATGACCCTGAGCTGGGTTCAGCCGGAAAGAGGAGATTTAATATGATAGATGGTGAACTTTTTGAAATATAGGATGCCGAAGTAATTTTTTTTAAAAAATAAAAAAAATTGTTGAATATTTTTTTGAATAAAGATTATATAGTATTGAATAGCAGTATTTGAACTGCATAATTTAAAATATTAAAAGGAGGGGGCTTTATGACAAAGGCAGAATTAATTACTCAGATGGCAGAAAAATCAGGTTTGACAAAGGCAGCAGTTACAAAGGCATTGGAAGCTTTTTTAGAGAGCGTGAAAAAAGCTATGGAAAAAGGCGATAAGGTTACCCTTGTAGGTTTTGGAACATTTTCTGTGTCCAAAAGAAAGGCAAGAAAGGGAAGGAACCCAAGGACAGGAAAGGAGATCAACATTGCTGCCAAAAATGTCCCAAAATTTACACCTGGTAAGGCCTTAAAGGATGCTGTTTAATTCTTAGTTATAAATACTATCTTTCTGGCAAGGTTGCCCCCTTAATAGGGGGCAATTTTTTTATAAGTGTTTCGATTATCTCATCTGCTTTGTCAATGTTTCCCGTATATCTTTCTTTAAATAAAATTTTGCCATTTTCCTCACCTAAAACTATATGAACAATAAGTTCATTTTCAGATAGAGATGCGTTTATGCCAAGAGGGACATGACAACCCCCTCCGATTTTTGTTTGAATAGTTCTTTCTATTTCTATCTCCTTAAGGCTTTCCTCATGATTTAAAGGCATTAAAAATTCAAGCACCTCTTCTTTGTTTTTTGTTTCTATACCTATGGCGCCCTGGCCTGCTGCAGGGACCATAATATCCACCGGGATTATCTCTTTAATTCTGGCATGGAGACCCATTCTTTTAACGCCTGCAAAGGCAAGGATAATACCATCTAAATCTTTTTCCCCCATCTTTCTGATCCTTGTATCCACATTTCCCCTTAAGTCTACAATATTTAGATCCCTTTTAAGATTTAGCAGTTGAGCTTTTCTCCTGAGGCTACTCGTTCCTATCCTCGCCCCTTGTTTTAATTCATTGAGGTTATTCCAGTTATCAGAGACGAATGCATCCCTCGGGTCTTCCCTTTCTAAAACTGCACCCAAAACAAGGCCTTTTGCAAGCTCTGTTGGCAAGTCTTTTGCGCTATGAACAGCCATATCTATCTCATCATTTACAAGTGCCTCCTCTATCTCTTTTACAAAAAGCCCTTTACCCCCAATTAGATGAAGAGGCCTGTCCCATATGGTATCGCCCTTTGTCTTTATGGTCATTATTTGAAAATCTAAATGGGGATAGATTTGTTTGAGTTTTTCCACAACTATCTCTGTTTGTTTTATGGCGAGTCTACTACCTCTCGTCCCTATTCTCCATCTTGTTTTCATCTTCTTCATAATTAAAAATATTTTTCATAATATCCAGGACAATGGGGTTTCCTTCTTGTTTAATAAGCCTTATATGGGGATGAATAAGCTTATTTACTATGGACCTGGTGAGCATATCAATATTTTTTGCCACTTCTTCATCTATATTTTTCATCTTATTTAAAACTTTATCCACTTCCTTACATCTTATATCCTCTGCCTGTTCTATTATGTGGGTGATAATAGGATGAACCTCAAGCTGTTTTAACCATTGGCTAAATTTTTCAACCTCTTCATCTATAATAATAGAAGCGTGTTCCGATTCTTTGAGTCTATTTTCCAGATATTTATGAGAGAGTTCTTTTAGGTCATCTATATTATAAACATATACATTCTCCATATCATTGATGGCAGGGTCTATATCTCTTGGAACCGCTATATCAATAAAGAAGATGGGTTTATTCTTTCTTTTTTTCATGACACCATATATATCTTCCTTTTTTATGATATATGTCTCAGAACCTGTAGATGTAAGGATCATATCTACTCTTGTCAAGAGCTCTGGTATCTCATGAAAAGGATATGGGATGCCGGCGATATCCCTTGAGAGTTTTTCTGCCTTCTCAAAGGTCCTGTTCGTGACATATATATCCTTGAGCCCATCCTTTTTAAAATATTTGATGGCAATCTCACACATCTCGCCCGCACCTATGACGAGTATCTTTTTGTTTTTCAGATCACCAAAGATTCTTCTGGAAAGCTCAACAGCCATGGAACTTATGGATACTGGATTATATCCTATCTTTGTCTCAGTCCTGACCTTCTTTGCTACATAGAATGTTCGGTGGAAAAGCCTGTTGAGGTAGAATCCTGTTGTCCCCATAAAAGTAGCTGCCCTATATGCATCCTTTACCTGACCGAGTATCTGTGGCTCACCTATAACCATGGAATCGAGACCTGAAGCTACCTGAAAAATGTGTCTGTATGCCTCTTCATCTTCCATCCTATATGTGTATCTTTCAATCAATTCGCTTTTTATCTGTAGGATGGATGTTATGGCATTTTTTAATTTGTCTAAGGCACTTGCTGCATCTTCTGAGGCTATATATACCTCTGTTCTATTGCATGTGGATAGGACAACAATCTCTCCCAGGCCTTCTGACCTAAGCTGTTTAAGAAATTCGCCCATTCTATCTTCGGATATATAAAATCTTTCCCTTATTTCCACCGGGGCTGTATTGTGATTGAGACCAAAAACAATTATATGCATATTATCTTTTTAAATCCATATGTAAGGCTTGAGGGTTTCAAAAACCTCCTATAATTTATTTAAGACCTTCATATATTTTGGTCTTGAGCAGATGGGATTCAAACATAAGAATGAAGCCCACCTATAAGAAAATTAACGCCAAGAAAGGTGAAAAGTATGGAAAAAAAACCTATTATCATCATATATGCTGTTTTCTTACCCCTCCATCCCATGGCAAGTCTATTGTGGAGTATAATGGCGTAAAAGATCCAAGTTATTAATGACCATGTCTCTTTCGGATCCCAGCTCCAATAAGAACCCCATGCTATGCTTGCCCATAATGAACCTGTTATTATTCCTACGGTTAGAAAAGGGAATCCATAGGATATGCATCTGTAATTGATAGTATCAAGGACTTCAAGGGAAGGCAGTCTCTTTAAAACAGAAGGTATTTTTTTTCTTTTAATACCATATTCAAGAATGAGATATAAGATGGAGACAAAAAAACTTATAAGGAATATTCCATTGCCTGCAAAGCAAAAAATTGTATGTATTGGAAGCCAGTAACTATTTAATACTGGAGGTAATGGCTTTATTTCCCATGGAAATGTGGATGCCCATATGAGGATGATGGATATGACAGGGAGTATAATGGCACCAATGATGCCTGTCTTATAAACACCTTTTAGATATAGAAAAAATCCAGCAATACAGAGTGAAAAAAACGATAGAGATTCATATAAATTTGTAATAGGCGTATATCCTGCCTCAAGATACCTTATTACAGTTGTCACAAGATGGGCAAAAAAGCCTACTATAAAGAGATAGTGCCCAGCTTTTTCATAATAGTCTTTGTTTTTTATGAGATATATGAGATAGAATCCTGTTGAAATAAGATATGATACTAAAGCGCAATAGAAAAAAAATCTATTCATCGGTATTTAATCTGAGGAACCTCTTTTTGATATCTTTCAAGTTCATTTTAGTTATCTCATCTGGTGGGTAACTGCCTATCTCTTTCATTATCTTTTTTCTCAATTTTGGGTCCTTTACCTCCTTAATCAACATCTTTCTGAAGCCGCCTATTAGCTTCACATATTTCAAGTAGTCTTCTGTTATAATGCCATCCAATTGTCTTTTTAATCTCTTGGAAAACATGGGTAAAAGTCCAGAGGTAGATATGGCAATTATGATGGGTCCTTTTTTCACAATAGAAGGCACAATAAAACTGCATAGTTCAGGGTCATCCACTACATTTACAGGTATCCCCAATTCGTCTGCCTCTTTTTTTATCCTACTGTTTATATCCCTATTGTCTGTGGCAGCAAATACAATGGCTGCATCCTTTAAATCTCCGTGGTTATAATCTCTTTTTATAATCTTAATCTTTCCTGTTTCTGCAAGCCTGGAGAGGCGTTTTGTCACGTTAGGGCTTATAACCTGGGCAATGGCACCGAATTTTAAAAGCATCAGGACCTTTCTCTCTGCCACCTCTCCACCACCTAAGACAAGGCAAAGTTTATCTTTAATATCTAAAAAAATAGGATAGTAGAGCCTATCTGATGATCTGGAAATCTGAGAATTCCCCTCTATATTCTTCATGCTGGACGTCTATCTTCTCCACAAAAGCGCCTTCAGGACCTTTTTTGCTCCAGGCAACCATTTCATTTACGGTATCTTCTTTGCCTTCGCATACCATCTCTACCCTGCCATCCCTAAGATTCCTTACCCATCCTGTAAGACCTAATTGTTTTGCCTTTATAGATGTAGTGTATCTGAAAAACACGCCTTGAACAATCCCGCTTACAAAGATATGAACCCTTTTCATATTCACCGAATAATTTTATATATTGATTAGATGCCTATTTGTATTATAATTAACATAACATAAAAGGCAAATCAAAGCTTTATTCTAAATAAAACAGGAGGTGGGTGGCATTGTATAGATTAGGAATAGACATAGGTTCTGTAAGCATAAATTCAGTGGTAATGGATGAGCACAATAAGATAGTCCATAGCAAATATACAAGACACATGGGAAGGCCTGTTGAGATGGCAAGAGACATCATAGAGGAGCTTACAAAAAAATACAGGATAGATTTTATAGCTACCACAGGGACAGGGGCAAAGATGTTTTCATCATTGATAGGCGCTTCCTTTGTGAATGAGATAGTTAGTTTAACAAGGGCATTTAACCACCTTTATCCTTATATAAGAACTATTATAGATATTGGTGGAGAGGACTCAAAGCTTATAGTCTTTGAAGATGAAATTAGAAACAATAGGCTTAAGATCAAGGATTTTTCCATGAACGCCCTTTGTGCTGCAGGGACAGGTTCTTTTCTTGATCAGCAGGCATCGAGACTCCGTTTTACCATAGAGGAGTTCAGCAAGGTTGCTTTGAAATCAAAGAATCCTCCCAGGATAGCCGGGAGATGCACTGTATTTGCCAAATCAGATATGATCCACCTACAGCAGATTGCCACACCCGACTATGACATTGTTTCAGGTCTTTGCTATGCCCTGGCAAGGAACTTTAAGAGTAATGTGGCAAAAGGAAAGACCATCATAAAACCTGTTGCCTTTGTTGGTGGTGTTGCTGCCAATGAGGGGATGATAAGGGCAATAAAGGATGTTTTTGCCCTAAAAGAAGATGAATTTTTTGTCCCTGAATACTTTACTTCCATGGGTGCCATAGGAGCCATATATACAGTCCTTGATGAACCCTCGCTAAAGCAGAGTTTTACAGGTTTTGAGAAACTAAATGATTATCTTGTTCGGGAGAAGGACGGAGAGACCCTTGAGCAGTTAAGGATTTCTAAAGAGAATATGGAGATAGATTATCATGTAAAAAGTATAGAAGCTGTAACCGATGCCTATTTAGGGGTAGATGTAGGTTCCATAAGCACCAATCTTGTAGTGATAGATAAAGATAGGAACGTCCTTGCCAAGAGATACCTCATGACAGAGGGCAGACCCCTGGAGGCAGTAAAAAGGGGTCTTGCTGAGATTGGAGATGAGATAGGTGACAGGGTTAATATCATAGGGGCTGGGACAACAGGTTCAGGGAGATACCTGACAGCGGATTTCATAGGTGCTGATATAGTGAGAAACGAGATTACTGCCCAGGCAGAGGCAGCCATAAGCATTGATCCCCATGTGGATACTATATTTGAGATAGGCGGTCAGGACTCTAAATATATAAGCATAGATAATGGCGTTGTTGTGGATTTTGAGATGAACAAGGCGTGTGCTGCCGGCACAGGGTCATTCCTTGAAGAGCAGGCAGAGCGACTTGGTATCTCCATAAAAGAGGAGTTCGGAAAACTGGCACTTTCATCTGTTAGTCCTTTGAAGATGGGAGAGAGGTGCACGGTTTTTATTGAATCTGACCTTGTTCACCATCAGCAGAGAGGTGCAAAGACAGATGACCTTGTAAGTGGTCTATCTTACTCTATAGTTGCCAACTACCTCAATAAGGTTGTAGGTGATAGAAGGATTGGAAAGAGGATCTTTTTTCAGGGAGGGACAGCATTTAACAAAGGAGTGGTTGCTGCCTTTGAGAACACCTTAAAAAAACCCATTAAGGTCCCACCTCATCATGATGTGACAGGTGCCATAGGTGTAGCCATTCTTGCCATGAAAGAGAAAGATTGGGACAAAAGCACATTTAAAGGTTTTGACCTGAGTAAACGCAGCTATGAGATAGAGACCTTTGAATGCAAGGGTTGCGAAAACCTCTGTGAAATAAGAAAGGTGATGGTGGAGAATGAAGCCCCGCTATTTTATGGTAGCAGATGCGAGAAATATGATGTCGTTAGAAGGGTGGAGAAAAAGGAGATTGAAGACCTTTTCAAGATAAGAGAGGATCTACTTTTTAATGTTTACAACAAAGAGGCAGAAGGTGAGGTTATAGGGATTCCGAGGATATTAAATATGCACGAGCTTATTCCTTTTTGGAAGGCATTTCTTACAGAACTGGGATTTAAGGTGGTATTCTCAGATGCTACCAATAAAAAGATAATCAGGGACGGTGTAGAGAATATAATTGTAGAGTCTTGTTTTCCCATTAAACTTGCCCATGGCCATATCTTAAATCTGATCAACAAAGGTATCAAAAATATCTTCATACCGAGTATTATAAACTTAAAGAGCCCTTCAAAGCATATAGCCAATACATTTGCCTGCCCTTATGCCCAGTCAATACCTTATACAGTAAAGGCATCCATTGATTTTGATGCCTTTGGTGTAAGACCCCTTACCCCGGTTGTTTATTTTGGCATGGGGGACGAAACTACCTTGAAAAATCTCAAGGCATTTGGTAAGACCGTGAAAAGATCAAGTAGGGCAATCAAAAAGGCATTCCATGTAGCTAAAGAGGCACAGGCCCTTTTTTACGAAAGATGTCTTGATGCAGGCAGGAGATTTCTATCCTCTGTAAAAGAGGACGAAAAGGTAATGGCTCTAATAGGAAGGCCGTATAATAGTTGCGATCCAGGTGCAAACCTGAATATCCATAAGAAACTCATTGATCTGGGAGTAAAACCTGTTCCACTTGATATGCTTCCGTTAATGGAAGGTGTTGAAGAAGATGAAGACTTAAGGGATATGTATTGGGGTTATGGGCAGAAGATTCTCAGGGCAGCCAAG is a genomic window of Syntrophorhabdaceae bacterium containing:
- the hemA gene encoding glutamyl-tRNA reductase, with amino-acid sequence MHIIVFGLNHNTAPVEIRERFYISEDRMGEFLKQLRSEGLGEIVVLSTCNRTEVYIASEDAASALDKLKNAITSILQIKSELIERYTYRMEDEEAYRHIFQVASGLDSMVIGEPQILGQVKDAYRAATFMGTTGFYLNRLFHRTFYVAKKVRTETKIGYNPVSISSMAVELSRRIFGDLKNKKILVIGAGEMCEIAIKYFKKDGLKDIYVTNRTFEKAEKLSRDIAGIPYPFHEIPELLTRVDMILTSTGSETYIIKKEDIYGVMKKRKNKPIFFIDIAVPRDIDPAINDMENVYVYNIDDLKELSHKYLENRLKESEHASIIIDEEVEKFSQWLKQLEVHPIITHIIEQAEDIRCKEVDKVLNKMKNIDEEVAKNIDMLTRSIVNKLIHPHIRLIKQEGNPIVLDIMKNIFNYEEDENKMENRDER
- a CDS encoding acyl-CoA dehydratase activase yields the protein MYRLGIDIGSVSINSVVMDEHNKIVHSKYTRHMGRPVEMARDIIEELTKKYRIDFIATTGTGAKMFSSLIGASFVNEIVSLTRAFNHLYPYIRTIIDIGGEDSKLIVFEDEIRNNRLKIKDFSMNALCAAGTGSFLDQQASRLRFTIEEFSKVALKSKNPPRIAGRCTVFAKSDMIHLQQIATPDYDIVSGLCYALARNFKSNVAKGKTIIKPVAFVGGVAANEGMIRAIKDVFALKEDEFFVPEYFTSMGAIGAIYTVLDEPSLKQSFTGFEKLNDYLVREKDGETLEQLRISKENMEIDYHVKSIEAVTDAYLGVDVGSISTNLVVIDKDRNVLAKRYLMTEGRPLEAVKRGLAEIGDEIGDRVNIIGAGTTGSGRYLTADFIGADIVRNEITAQAEAAISIDPHVDTIFEIGGQDSKYISIDNGVVVDFEMNKACAAGTGSFLEEQAERLGISIKEEFGKLALSSVSPLKMGERCTVFIESDLVHHQQRGAKTDDLVSGLSYSIVANYLNKVVGDRRIGKRIFFQGGTAFNKGVVAAFENTLKKPIKVPPHHDVTGAIGVAILAMKEKDWDKSTFKGFDLSKRSYEIETFECKGCENLCEIRKVMVENEAPLFYGSRCEKYDVVRRVEKKEIEDLFKIREDLLFNVYNKEAEGEVIGIPRILNMHELIPFWKAFLTELGFKVVFSDATNKKIIRDGVENIIVESCFPIKLAHGHILNLINKGIKNIFIPSIINLKSPSKHIANTFACPYAQSIPYTVKASIDFDAFGVRPLTPVVYFGMGDETTLKNLKAFGKTVKRSSRAIKKAFHVAKEAQALFYERCLDAGRRFLSSVKEDEKVMALIGRPYNSCDPGANLNIHKKLIDLGVKPVPLDMLPLMEGVEEDEDLRDMYWGYGQKILRAAKIVKKHDNFYGVYITNFGCGPDSFITHFFKKTIKGKPFLQLEIDEHSADAGIITRLEAFLDSIKNAKIEKTIEVFRPLHFTRDGNNRMVYIPYMCDHSITLSGAFKACGVDAEVMMESNDDTVLWGRKFTSGKECYPCILTTGDMIRTTQRGDFNPEKSAFFMPSGAGPCRFGQYNRFHRMVLDELGYNNVPIYAPNQDHRFYSELHILGEKFSRLGWRAIVATDLLIKLLHETRPLEANKGDADRLYKDARELIKKSIENGGEDLEHVLKVIVKDFNHIKKTSEKRPIVGIVGEIYIRSNRFSNNDLVRKVEEFGGMVWLAPVAEWISYVNYMSKLRSLRNIKLSNLFNIALTDYIQRKEEHKLEDIFEGHIKYGREPRIKDIIEKAKPYIHMSFEGEAILSIGKSIDFIEKGVSGIINAMPFTCMPGTISSAIMKLIQNRYNVPVINIAFDGQGTTNIMTRLEAFMHQVKENFNTHG
- a CDS encoding lipoprotein-releasing ABC transporter permease subunit, producing MNVMNYETIIGLRYLRSKRKDAFISFTTWISIIGIAIGVMALIVVIAVMTGFQNEIRERILGINPHILVLNLHGEIKDPERIVSDIKKFREVTHAFPFVTFQAMLQSGRQLSGVIVKGVQPEDMVFMNRLIKEGSIESLKEQGSILIGKELAKHMGLFKGDFMLLMVPFAGVSPMGAVPETVRARVGGIFETGMYEIDNTLVVMSLKDVENLLGIKATGIEVKIKDVYKADTIRREIGRELGHGYFTRTWIEMNKNLFSALKLEKIAMFIILALIIFVASFNIISSLVMTVMEKKKDIAILKAMGAKKKSIMKIFMIEGITIGILGALIGSFSGYTICEIIRRYKIIKLPEDIYYISTLPVKISFFDVFLVASITTVICVLSTIYPSFKGSKIDPVETLRYE
- a CDS encoding HU family DNA-binding protein, whose product is MTKAELITQMAEKSGLTKAAVTKALEAFLESVKKAMEKGDKVTLVGFGTFSVSKRKARKGRNPRTGKEINIAAKNVPKFTPGKALKDAV
- the hemC gene encoding hydroxymethylbilane synthase, whose amino-acid sequence is MKKMKTRWRIGTRGSRLAIKQTEIVVEKLKQIYPHLDFQIMTIKTKGDTIWDRPLHLIGGKGLFVKEIEEALVNDEIDMAVHSAKDLPTELAKGLVLGAVLEREDPRDAFVSDNWNNLNELKQGARIGTSSLRRKAQLLNLKRDLNIVDLRGNVDTRIRKMGEKDLDGIILAFAGVKRMGLHARIKEIIPVDIMVPAAGQGAIGIETKNKEEVLEFLMPLNHEESLKEIEIERTIQTKIGGGCHVPLGINASLSENELIVHIVLGEENGKILFKERYTGNIDKADEIIETLIKKLPPIKGATLPER
- a CDS encoding ABC transporter ATP-binding protein, producing MAEPVLKVSDIKKSFKKNGREISVIKGISLDVMEGDFITIMGPSGAGKSTFLHILGTLDKPTEGEIHFRGQDIHKYTEEQASIFRNEKIGFVFQFYHLLQDFNVIENIIMPLLIKRVRIKDAIEKAERFLEIMGLADRRNHKPGELSGGEQQRVAIARALVNEPEIILADEPTGNLDRKTGKEVLGYIFEIYEKLSSILILVTHDPELGSAGKRRFNMIDGELFEI
- the ccsB gene encoding c-type cytochrome biogenesis protein CcsB, yielding MNRFFFYCALVSYLISTGFYLIYLIKNKDYYEKAGHYLFIVGFFAHLVTTVIRYLEAGYTPITNLYESLSFFSLCIAGFFLYLKGVYKTGIIGAIILPVISIILIWASTFPWEIKPLPPVLNSYWLPIHTIFCFAGNGIFLISFFVSILYLILEYGIKRKKIPSVLKRLPSLEVLDTINYRCISYGFPFLTVGIITGSLWASIAWGSYWSWDPKETWSLITWIFYAIILHNRLAMGWRGKKTAYMMIIGFFSILFTFLGVNFLIGGLHSYV
- the yccX gene encoding acylphosphatase, with product MKRVHIFVSGIVQGVFFRYTTSIKAKQLGLTGWVRNLRDGRVEMVCEGKEDTVNEMVAWSKKGPEGAFVEKIDVQHEEYRGEFSDFQIIR
- a CDS encoding bifunctional precorrin-2 dehydrogenase/sirohydrochlorin ferrochelatase; amino-acid sequence: MKNIEGNSQISRSSDRLYYPIFLDIKDKLCLVLGGGEVAERKVLMLLKFGAIAQVISPNVTKRLSRLAETGKIKIIKRDYNHGDLKDAAIVFAATDNRDINSRIKKEADELGIPVNVVDDPELCSFIVPSIVKKGPIIIAISTSGLLPMFSKRLKRQLDGIITEDYLKYVKLIGGFRKMLIKEVKDPKLRKKIMKEIGSYPPDEITKMNLKDIKKRFLRLNTDE